Proteins co-encoded in one Prunus persica cultivar Lovell chromosome G6, Prunus_persica_NCBIv2, whole genome shotgun sequence genomic window:
- the LOC18774987 gene encoding probable linoleate 9S-lipoxygenase 5 isoform X1 — protein sequence MLHFKYLTPLMKFRTKAPCRAQLNSVVAATVNKPDHVTFVNHRLVLLPTSFMKMPRFLCMTYVTRSQPLTSASTAAKTSQNITIDPHPKEMEEEKTKFETGHEGKKIKGRVVLMKKNVLDLNDFKASVLDRVHELLGKAVSLRLISSVKGDPEKGFQGKLGNPAYLEDWITTITPLTAGESAFKVTFDWEDEIGVPGAFLIINNHHTEFFLKTVTLEDVPGEGRVHFVCNSWVYPAEKYTKDRVFFVNKTFLPSETPLPLQKYREEELVHLRGDGKGELQEWDRVYDYAYYNDLGNPDKGPKYARPTLGGSSKYPYPRRGRTGRPATETDSNSESRLPLLMSLNIYVPRDERFGHLKLSDFLAYALKSIAQFIRPELEALFDKTPNEFDSFEDVLKLYEGGIPLPEGLLKDIGDNIPAEMLKEIFRTDSAQLLRFPMPQVIKEDKSAWRTDEEFAREMLAGVNPVNIRRLQEFPPASKLDPKVYGDQTSTITEQDIGNTMDGLTVDEAFKQNKLFILDHHDALMPYLRRINSTSNKIYASRTILFLKSDGTLKPLVIELSLPHPDGDRFGRISKVYTPSEEGVEGSIWQLAKAYVAVNDSGYHQLISHWLNTHAVCEPVVIATNRQLSVVHPIYKLLHPHFRDTMNINAFARQILINAGGVLETTVFPARYAMEMSSVVYKDWVFTEQAFPEDLIKRGVAIKDANSPHGLRLLIEDYPYAVDGIEIWFAIKTWVEDCCSFYYKTDDIIQKDTELQSWWKELVEEGHGDKKDEPWWPKMQTREDLVETCTIIIWTASALHAAVNFGQYPYAGYLPNRPTISRKFMPEKGTPEYKELESSPDTVFLKTITAQLQTVLGIALIEILSRHSTDEVYLGQRDTPEWTADTEPLKAFDKFGKKLAEIEDRITSMNNDEKLKNRVGPVKVPYTLLFPTSEGLTGRGIPNSVSI from the exons ATGCTGCATTTTAAGTATCTCACTCCTTTGATGAAATTCAGGACAAAAGCTCCATGTAGAGCTCAGTTGAACTCAGTTGTTGCAGCAACAGTCAACAAACCAGATCATGTAACATTTGTCAATCACAGACTAGTTCTGTTGCCGACGAGTTTTATGAAAATGCCTCGTTTCTTGTGCATGACTTATGTTACACGATCTCAACCGTTGACTTCGGCTTCGACAGCTGCCAAGACATCCCAGAACATCACCATTGATCCACACCCCAAAGAAATGGAGGAAGAGAAAACTAAGTTTGAGACAGGTCATGAGGGCAAGAAGATCAAAGGGAGAGTGgtgttgatgaagaagaatgtTCTGGACTTGAACGATTTTAAAGCATCGGTTCTTGATCGTGTTCATGAGCTGTTAGGCAAAGCGGTTTCTCTGCGGCTCATTAGTTCCGTTAAGGGTGACCCTG AAAAAGGGTTTCAGGGGAAACTTGGAAATCCAGCATATCTGGAAGACTGGATCACCACAATCACTCCTTTAACAGCAGGAGAGTCTGCATTCAAGGTTACCTTTGACTGGGAAGACGAAATAGGAGTTCCAGGAGCCTTCTTAATAATAAACAATCATCACACTGAATTCTTCCTTAAGACTGTCACCCTTGAAGATGTTCCTGGTGAGGGCCGGGTCCACTTTGTTTGCAACTCATGGGTGTATCCTGCAGAAAAATACACGAAGGACCGTGTTTTCTTCGTTAACAAG ACATTTCTCCCAAGTGAAACACCATTGCCGCTGCAAAAATacagagaagaagaactaGTACATTTGAGAGGAGATGGAAAGGGAGAGCTCCAGGAATGGGACAGGGTCTATGACTATGCTTACTACAATGATCTAGGGAACCCTGATAAGGGTCCCAAATACGCCCGTCCTACGCTGGGAGGGTCTAGCAAGTACCCTTACCCTCGCAGGGGAAGAACTGGCCGACCAGCAACAGAGACAG ATTCTAACAGCGAGAGTAGGTTGCCACTTCTTATGAGCTTAAACATTTATGTGCCAAGAGATGAACGATTTGGACACTTGAAGTTATCAGACTTCCTGGCTTATGCACTGAAATCCATAGCTCAATTCATTAGACCGGAGCTAGAAGCCCTGTTTGATAAGACTCCTAACGAGTTCGACAGCTTTGAGGATGTTCTTAAACTCTATGAAGGAGGCATTCCCTTGCCAGAAGGTTTATTGAAGGATATCGGAGACAACATCCCTGCAGAGATGCTCAAGGAAATTTTCCGAACTGACAGTGCACAATTGCTCAGATTCCCCATGCCTCAAGTGATCAAAG AGGATAAATCTGCTTGGAGGACAGATGAAGAATTTGCCAGAGAAATGCTGGCTGGAGTGAACCCTGTCAACATCCGTCGTCTCCAA GAATTTCCACCAGCAAGCAAACTAGACCCAAAAGTTTACGGTGATCAAACTAGTACAATAACAGAACAAGATATAGGGAATACCATGGATGGACTAACAGTGGATGAG GCGTTCAAGCAGAACAAGTTATTCATATTAGATCATCATGATGCATTGATGCCATACCTGAGGCGGATAAACTCAACTTCGAACAAGATCTATGCTAGCAGAACAATCCTTTTCTTGAAAAGTGATGGAACTTTGAAGCCATTGGTGATTGAATTAAGCTTGCCTCATCCTGATGGAGATCGATTTGGTCGCATTAGTAAAGTATATACACCATCTGAAGAAGGTGTAGAAGGCTCCATATGGCAACTGGCTAAAGCTTATGTGGCTGTAAATGACTCTGGATATCATCAACTTATCAGTCACTG GTTGAACACCCATGCAGTGTGTGAGCCAGTTGTAATAGCTACAAACAGACAGCTAAGCGTGGTTCATCCAATTTACAAACTTCTGCATCCTCACTTCCGTGACACCATGAACATAAATGCATTTGCCAGGCAAATCCTGATTAATGCTGGCGGCGTTCTGGAGACGACAGTTTTTCCAGCTAGGTATGCCATGGAGATGTCTTCAGTGGTTTATAAGGATTGGGTTTTCACTGAGCAAGCTTTCCCTGAAGATCTCATCAAGAG AGGAGTTGCAATCAAGGATGCAAATTCTCCACATGGTCTTCGCCTACTGATCGAGGACTATCCATATGCTGTTGATGGGATTGAAATCTGGTTTGCAATTAAAACTTGGGTTGAAGACTGTTGCTCTTTCTACTACAAGACTGATGACATAATTCAAAAAGACACTGAACTCCAATCCTGGTGGAAGGAGCTTGTAGAGGAAGGCCATGGTGACAAAAAAGATGAGCCCTGGTGGCCTAAAATGCAGACTCGCGAAGACCTAGTAGAAACATGCACTATCATCATATGGACTGCTTCTGCTCTCCATGCAGCTGTCAACTTTGGACAGTACCCTTATGCAGGCTACCTCCCCAACCGCCCTACTATAAGCCGAAAATTCATGCCTGAGAAGGGAACTCCTGAGTACAAAGAGCTCGAATCCAGCCCTGATACAGTTTTCTTGAAAACAATTACTGCTCAGCTGCAGACAGTGCTTGGCATTGCCCTTATTGAAATTCTGTCAAGGCATTCTACTGATGAAGTGTATTTGGGGCAGAGAGACACTCCTGAATGGACAGCAGACACAGAACCATTGAAAGCCTTTGATAAATTTGGAAAGAAACTGGCTGAAATTGAGGACAGAATTACAAGTATGAACAATGATGAGAAACTGAAGAACCGAGTTGGACCGGTGAAGGTGCCCTACACTTTGCTATTTCCTACTAGCGAAGGACTTACTGGCAGGGGAATTCCCAACAGTGTCTCAATCTAA
- the LOC18774987 gene encoding probable linoleate 9S-lipoxygenase 5 isoform X2 — MLHFKYLTPLMKFRTKAPCRAQLNSVVAATVNKPDHVTFVNHRLVLLPTSFMKMPRFLCMTYVTRSQPLTSASTAAKTSQNITIDPHPKEMEEEKTKFETGHEGKKIKGRVVLMKKNVLDLNDFKASVLDRVHELLGKAVSLRLISSVKGDPGFQGKLGNPAYLEDWITTITPLTAGESAFKVTFDWEDEIGVPGAFLIINNHHTEFFLKTVTLEDVPGEGRVHFVCNSWVYPAEKYTKDRVFFVNKTFLPSETPLPLQKYREEELVHLRGDGKGELQEWDRVYDYAYYNDLGNPDKGPKYARPTLGGSSKYPYPRRGRTGRPATETDSNSESRLPLLMSLNIYVPRDERFGHLKLSDFLAYALKSIAQFIRPELEALFDKTPNEFDSFEDVLKLYEGGIPLPEGLLKDIGDNIPAEMLKEIFRTDSAQLLRFPMPQVIKEDKSAWRTDEEFAREMLAGVNPVNIRRLQEFPPASKLDPKVYGDQTSTITEQDIGNTMDGLTVDEAFKQNKLFILDHHDALMPYLRRINSTSNKIYASRTILFLKSDGTLKPLVIELSLPHPDGDRFGRISKVYTPSEEGVEGSIWQLAKAYVAVNDSGYHQLISHWLNTHAVCEPVVIATNRQLSVVHPIYKLLHPHFRDTMNINAFARQILINAGGVLETTVFPARYAMEMSSVVYKDWVFTEQAFPEDLIKRGVAIKDANSPHGLRLLIEDYPYAVDGIEIWFAIKTWVEDCCSFYYKTDDIIQKDTELQSWWKELVEEGHGDKKDEPWWPKMQTREDLVETCTIIIWTASALHAAVNFGQYPYAGYLPNRPTISRKFMPEKGTPEYKELESSPDTVFLKTITAQLQTVLGIALIEILSRHSTDEVYLGQRDTPEWTADTEPLKAFDKFGKKLAEIEDRITSMNNDEKLKNRVGPVKVPYTLLFPTSEGLTGRGIPNSVSI, encoded by the exons ATGCTGCATTTTAAGTATCTCACTCCTTTGATGAAATTCAGGACAAAAGCTCCATGTAGAGCTCAGTTGAACTCAGTTGTTGCAGCAACAGTCAACAAACCAGATCATGTAACATTTGTCAATCACAGACTAGTTCTGTTGCCGACGAGTTTTATGAAAATGCCTCGTTTCTTGTGCATGACTTATGTTACACGATCTCAACCGTTGACTTCGGCTTCGACAGCTGCCAAGACATCCCAGAACATCACCATTGATCCACACCCCAAAGAAATGGAGGAAGAGAAAACTAAGTTTGAGACAGGTCATGAGGGCAAGAAGATCAAAGGGAGAGTGgtgttgatgaagaagaatgtTCTGGACTTGAACGATTTTAAAGCATCGGTTCTTGATCGTGTTCATGAGCTGTTAGGCAAAGCGGTTTCTCTGCGGCTCATTAGTTCCGTTAAGGGTGACCCTG GGTTTCAGGGGAAACTTGGAAATCCAGCATATCTGGAAGACTGGATCACCACAATCACTCCTTTAACAGCAGGAGAGTCTGCATTCAAGGTTACCTTTGACTGGGAAGACGAAATAGGAGTTCCAGGAGCCTTCTTAATAATAAACAATCATCACACTGAATTCTTCCTTAAGACTGTCACCCTTGAAGATGTTCCTGGTGAGGGCCGGGTCCACTTTGTTTGCAACTCATGGGTGTATCCTGCAGAAAAATACACGAAGGACCGTGTTTTCTTCGTTAACAAG ACATTTCTCCCAAGTGAAACACCATTGCCGCTGCAAAAATacagagaagaagaactaGTACATTTGAGAGGAGATGGAAAGGGAGAGCTCCAGGAATGGGACAGGGTCTATGACTATGCTTACTACAATGATCTAGGGAACCCTGATAAGGGTCCCAAATACGCCCGTCCTACGCTGGGAGGGTCTAGCAAGTACCCTTACCCTCGCAGGGGAAGAACTGGCCGACCAGCAACAGAGACAG ATTCTAACAGCGAGAGTAGGTTGCCACTTCTTATGAGCTTAAACATTTATGTGCCAAGAGATGAACGATTTGGACACTTGAAGTTATCAGACTTCCTGGCTTATGCACTGAAATCCATAGCTCAATTCATTAGACCGGAGCTAGAAGCCCTGTTTGATAAGACTCCTAACGAGTTCGACAGCTTTGAGGATGTTCTTAAACTCTATGAAGGAGGCATTCCCTTGCCAGAAGGTTTATTGAAGGATATCGGAGACAACATCCCTGCAGAGATGCTCAAGGAAATTTTCCGAACTGACAGTGCACAATTGCTCAGATTCCCCATGCCTCAAGTGATCAAAG AGGATAAATCTGCTTGGAGGACAGATGAAGAATTTGCCAGAGAAATGCTGGCTGGAGTGAACCCTGTCAACATCCGTCGTCTCCAA GAATTTCCACCAGCAAGCAAACTAGACCCAAAAGTTTACGGTGATCAAACTAGTACAATAACAGAACAAGATATAGGGAATACCATGGATGGACTAACAGTGGATGAG GCGTTCAAGCAGAACAAGTTATTCATATTAGATCATCATGATGCATTGATGCCATACCTGAGGCGGATAAACTCAACTTCGAACAAGATCTATGCTAGCAGAACAATCCTTTTCTTGAAAAGTGATGGAACTTTGAAGCCATTGGTGATTGAATTAAGCTTGCCTCATCCTGATGGAGATCGATTTGGTCGCATTAGTAAAGTATATACACCATCTGAAGAAGGTGTAGAAGGCTCCATATGGCAACTGGCTAAAGCTTATGTGGCTGTAAATGACTCTGGATATCATCAACTTATCAGTCACTG GTTGAACACCCATGCAGTGTGTGAGCCAGTTGTAATAGCTACAAACAGACAGCTAAGCGTGGTTCATCCAATTTACAAACTTCTGCATCCTCACTTCCGTGACACCATGAACATAAATGCATTTGCCAGGCAAATCCTGATTAATGCTGGCGGCGTTCTGGAGACGACAGTTTTTCCAGCTAGGTATGCCATGGAGATGTCTTCAGTGGTTTATAAGGATTGGGTTTTCACTGAGCAAGCTTTCCCTGAAGATCTCATCAAGAG AGGAGTTGCAATCAAGGATGCAAATTCTCCACATGGTCTTCGCCTACTGATCGAGGACTATCCATATGCTGTTGATGGGATTGAAATCTGGTTTGCAATTAAAACTTGGGTTGAAGACTGTTGCTCTTTCTACTACAAGACTGATGACATAATTCAAAAAGACACTGAACTCCAATCCTGGTGGAAGGAGCTTGTAGAGGAAGGCCATGGTGACAAAAAAGATGAGCCCTGGTGGCCTAAAATGCAGACTCGCGAAGACCTAGTAGAAACATGCACTATCATCATATGGACTGCTTCTGCTCTCCATGCAGCTGTCAACTTTGGACAGTACCCTTATGCAGGCTACCTCCCCAACCGCCCTACTATAAGCCGAAAATTCATGCCTGAGAAGGGAACTCCTGAGTACAAAGAGCTCGAATCCAGCCCTGATACAGTTTTCTTGAAAACAATTACTGCTCAGCTGCAGACAGTGCTTGGCATTGCCCTTATTGAAATTCTGTCAAGGCATTCTACTGATGAAGTGTATTTGGGGCAGAGAGACACTCCTGAATGGACAGCAGACACAGAACCATTGAAAGCCTTTGATAAATTTGGAAAGAAACTGGCTGAAATTGAGGACAGAATTACAAGTATGAACAATGATGAGAAACTGAAGAACCGAGTTGGACCGGTGAAGGTGCCCTACACTTTGCTATTTCCTACTAGCGAAGGACTTACTGGCAGGGGAATTCCCAACAGTGTCTCAATCTAA
- the LOC18773359 gene encoding probable linoleate 9S-lipoxygenase 5, with product MLHCKHLLTPFSFKRKVVAVATPNNLTSINHRALLLPKLPGFLSMDDVTRSQPLPLASTAAKASQNNTIDPHPKYEDKKIKGRVVLMKKNVLDLNDLTASVLDRVDELVGKAVSLQLISSVNGDPEKGSPGKVGKPAYLENWITTITPLTAGDSAFDITFDWDEEIGVPGAFIIRNDHHSEFYLKTLTLEDVPGEGRIHFVCNSWVYPADKYKKDRIFFTNKTYLSSDTPKPLQKFREEELVNLRGDDDDKTRELQEWDRVYDYAYYNDLGNPDKGQEYARPVLGGSSEFPYPRRGRTGRPPTKTDPNTESQLKLIMSLNIYVPRDERFGPLKLSDLLAYGLKTIPQVLKPELAALLVGSHNEFNNMQEILMLYEGGIELPDGILKYIRDSIHEELFKELFPTDGENFLKFPVPQVIQDNKSAWRTDEEFAREMLAGVNPVAIRRLQEFPPASKLDQKAYGDQTSQITKEHIEHNLKGLSIDEAIKNNKLFILDHHDALMPYLRRINTTSTKTYSSRTLLFLENDGTLKPLAIELSLPHPDGDQFGCISKVYTPSSQGVESSIWQLAKAYVNVNDSGHHQLISHWLKTHAVIEPFVIAANRQLSVLHPIHKLLHPHFRETMNANAIAREVLTNAGGIIEETVFPAKFSMEWSSVMYKNWVFPEQALPVDLIKRGMAVEDPKSSHSVRLLIEDYPYAADGLEIWSAIKTWVKEFCSFYYKNDEMVQNDSELQSWWKELREEGHGDKKDEPWWPKMQTCEELIESCTIIIWLSSAYHAAINYGQYSIGGYVPNRPSISLHFMPEEGTPEYEELKTNPDKAFLKTFTPQLQTLLGMASIEILSRHPVDELYLGQRGTPEWTTDANMLQASEDFRKKLEGIEKRIIKMNKDEKLKNRVGPAKIPYTLLYPSSEPGLTGKGIPNSVNI from the exons ATGTTACATTGCAAGCATCTCTTAACCCCTTTTAGCTTCAAGAGAAAAGTAGTTGCAGTAGCAACACCCAACAACCTCACATCAATCAATCACAGGGCACTACTGTTGCCTAAATTGCCTGGTTTCTTGAGCATGGATGATGTTACACGATCTCAACCGTTGCCTTTGGCTTCGACAGCTGCCAAGGCATCCCAGAACAACACCATTGATCCACACCCCAAATATGAGGACAAGAAGATCAAAGGGAGGGTGgtgttgatgaagaagaatgtTCTGGACTTGAACGACCTTACAGCATCGGTTCTCGATCGTGTTGATGAGCTGGTAGGCAAAGCGGTTTCTCTGCAGCTCATTAGTTCAGTCAATGGTGACCCTG AAAAGGGGTCCCCAGGAAAAGTTGGAAAGCCAGCAtatttggaaaattggattACCACAATCACCCCCTTAACAGCAGGGGACTCTGCATTTGATATTACTTTTGATTGGGATGAGGAGATTGGGGTCCCAGGAGCATTTATAATTAGAAATGATCATCACAGTGAGTTTTACTTGAAGACACTCACGCTTGAAGATGTTCCTGGTGAAGGTCGAATCCACTTTGTCTGCAACTCATGGGTGTACCCCGCTGACAAGTACAAAAAAGACCGCATTTTCTTCACAAACAAG ACTTATCTTTCAAGTGACACACCAAAGCCACTACAGAAATTCAGAGAAGAAGAGCTAGTAAACTTGAGaggagatgatgatgataaaaCAAGAGAGCTTCAGGAATGGGACAGGGTCTATGACTATGCCTATTACAATGATTTGGGGAATCCAGATAAGGGTCAGGAGTATGCCCGTCCAGTTCTGGGAGGGTCAAGTGAGTTCCCTTATCCTCGCAGGGGAAGAACAGGAAGACCACCAACTAAGACAG ATCCTAACACTGAGAGCCAGCTGAAGCTTATTATGAGCCTAAATATATACGTTCCAAGAGACGAACGATTTGGTCCCTTAAAATTGTCAGACTTGCTTGCTTATGGTTTGAAAACCATACCTCAGGTCCTTAAACCTGAGCTAGCAGCTCTACTTGTTGGCAGCCACAATGAGTTCAACAACATGCAAGAAATACTTATGCTCTATGAAGGAGGTATAGAGTTGCCTGATGGTATACTAAAATATATTAGGGATAGCATACATGAAGAGCTGTTCAAGGAACTTTTTCCAACTGATGGTGAAAACTTCCTCAAATTCCCAGTGCCTCAAGTGATCCAAG ACAATAAGTCGGCATGGAGAACTGATGAAGAATTTGCAAGAGAAATGCTGGCTGGAGTAAATCCTGTCGCCATTCGTCGTCTCCAA GAATTTCCACCCGCTAGCAAGCTAGACCAAAAAGCATATGGGGATCAAACAAGTCAAATAACCAAAGAACACATAGAACATAACTTAAAAGGACTGAGCATAGATGAG GCAATCAAGAACAACAAGCTATTCATATTAGACCACCACGATGCATTGATGCCGTACCTGAGGCGTATAAACACAACTTCCACAAAAACTTATTCAAGCAGAACACTACTTTTCTTAGAAAATGATGGGACTTTGAAGCCATTAGCTATTGAGTTAAGCTTGCCACATCCTGATGGAGATCAATTTGGCTGCATTAGCAAAGTCTATACTCCCTCTAGCCAGGGCGTCGAGAGTTCCATTTGGCAACTTGCTAAAGCTTATGTGAATGTAAATGACTCTGGCCATCATCAGCTCATCAGCCACTG GTTAAAAACTCATGCAGTGATTGAACCTTTTGTGATAGCAGCAAATCGGCAGTTGAGCGTGCTTCACCCGATTCATAAACTTCTGCATCCTCATTTTCGTGAAACTATGAATGCAAACGCAATAGCTAGAGAGGTTCTTACAAATGCCGGTGGAATTATAGAGGAAACAGTCTTTCCTGCAAAGTTTTCAATGGAATGGTCGTCTGTAATGTACAAGAACTGGGTCTTTCCTGAACAAGCGCTTCCCGTGGATCTCATCAAAAG AGGAATGGCAGTTGAAGATCCAAAATCGTCGCACAGTGTACGCTTACTGATAGAGGACTATCCATATGCTGCTGATGGGCTTGAGATATGGTCTGCAATTAAAACATGGGTTAAAGAGTTTTGCTCCTTCTACTATaaaaatgatgaaatggtTCAAAATGACTCAGAACTCCAGTCTTGGTGGAAGGAACTCAGAGAAGAAGGTCATGGTGACAAGAAAGATGAACCATGGTGGCCTAAAATGCAGACTTGTGAAGAGCTGATAGAATCATGCACCATTATCATATGGCTCTCTTCAGCCTATCATGCAGCAATCAACTATGGCCAGTACTCTATAGGTGGATACGTCCCGAACCGGCCAAGTATAAGCCTGCACTTCATGCCTGAAGAAGGCACTCCTGAGTATGAGGAGCTCAAAACTAACCCTGACAAGGCATTCTTGAAAACATTTACACCTCAGCTGCAGACCCTGCTTGGCATGGCCTCCATAGAAATCTTATCAAGGCACCCAGTTGATGAGCTTTATCTTGGGCAGAGAGGCACCCCAGAATGGACAACAGATGCAAACATGTTGCAAGCCTCTGAGGATTTTAGAAAGAAGCTGGAAGGAATTGAGaaaagaattataaaaatgaacaaggatgagaaattgaagaacCGAGTTGGACCGGCCAAGATCCCATACACTTTGCTCTATCCTTCTAGTGAGCCTGGACTTACAGGCAAGGGAATTCCCAACAGTGTCAACATCTAA